The nucleotide sequence GCGCCAGGGTGCTGGGCGCCGGCCTGGCCGAGATGTGAGCCGGATCCCCGGGGCGCTACCCGACCGGACCACTGACCAGCGCTACCTGATCGGGCCACCGCCGAGCGCTACCCGACCGGACCACCGCCCAGCGCTACCGACCGGACCGCTGGCGCGGCGTCGGGCCGGAATCGCGGCGAGCCAGCCGCGACTCCGGCCCGACGCCGTGGTGGGCCGTACCGGGGGCGGGGGCGTCCGGACCCGCCCCCGGCGTCAGCCCGGACCGGGCCGATCGACGATCGGCCCGGCCGGGATCAGCTGGCGGTGCAGCTCGGCGTCATGCCGGAGCCGCTGCCGCTGCCCTGGAAGCCGAACTCGGTGCTCTGGCCGGAACCCAGCCGGCCGTTGTAGCTGACGTTGCTGAACTGGACGGTTCCGCTGTTGCCGCTGCGGTTGGCGTTCCACACGCCGGTGACGCTGGCACCGCCGGGCAGGGTCATGCTCACGCTCCAGCCGTTGGTGCCGGCGGATCCTGCGGTGACCCGTACCGTGGCGACGAAGCCGCCGGTCCACTGGTTCAGCGACACGGTGGCGGAGCAGCCGGCCCCACCCGGCGGGGTGGTCGGGTTGCCGGGAGGCGTGGTCGGGTTGCCAGGCGGCGTGGTCGGGTTTCCCGGGGGCGTGGTCGGGTTTCCCGGTGGGGTGGTCGGTGCGGCGCGGTCGAGGCCGAAGAACTGGATCGCGACCCGGGCCATGCCGCTGGACGGGAGGCTGTGCCCGGCGCCCTGGATGGCGTATGCCTCGACCTGGGTGCCGAAGCGGCGGCGGTTCCAGTTGGCCTGCGGGGTGTCGGTGGACGTCGGGGTCTGGCTCAGTCCGTGCACGTTGGTCCACTGCTCGATGGATTCCTGGAGTAGCGAGTAGGGGACGAGGGTGTCGTTGGTGCCGTGCCACAGCTGGATCGGCGGGCGGGTGCCGGTGAAGCTGGGGTGGGCGGCGCGGACGAGGTTGCCCCATTCCTGGGGGGTGCGGTTCATGGTGCCGTTGGTGCAGGGGCCGCCGGGTGGGTAGGCGGCTGCGTTGGCGAAGCAGCCGAAGGGTACGCCCATGAAGGATGCGCCGGCTTTGAACAGGTCGGGGTAGACGGCGAGCATGTGCTGGGTCATCATGCCGCCGGAGGAGCTGCCGGTGGCGTAGACCCGGTTGATGTCGCCGCCGTGTTGGGTGCGGGCGTAGTTGACCATGGATTCGATGGAGACGGGGTCGCTGCCGCCGCCGCGCCGTTTGGATGCGTCCGACCAGGTGTCGAAGCATCTGCCGAAGCCGGCTTCCTGCATGGCGGAGGGGTAGATGACGATGAAGCCGTACTGGTTGGACAGTGAGGCGAATTCGCTGCCTGAGTAGAAGCCTGGTCCGGAGCCGCCGCAGCCGTGCATGGCGACGACGATCGGTGGGTTGGCCGGGCGGTTGTCGGGGACGTAGATGTGCATTCGCATGCCGCCGGGGTTGTTGCCGAAGTTGGTCACCTCGACCAGCGACGCGGCGGACGCCGGCGGGGACAGGGCGACGACGCCGGTCGCGAGGACCAGGGCGCTGGCCAGCCCGACCAGCACCGTCCTTGTTCGTGTCATGACACCTCCATCGATGAGCGTTTATCCATCACATTAGGCATCTCCTTGACGACCGTCAATCCAACGCCCAACATGGGGTGCGCGGCCGGCACATATCCTGGCCTGATGACGACCGTCAGCGACCGCGCCGGGACGCGTTCGGAAACCGCGCCCGAGCAGGTGTCCGCCGTACGCCCGCAGACGCTCCTGCTCACCCTCCTCGGCAGTGCGGTGCTCGGCCGGGACGTGGCGATCTTCTCGGGCAGTTGTACCGAGGTGATGGACCGGATGGGCGTCTCCGAGCACGCCACCAGGTCCACGCTGACCCGGATGGTCAACCGGCACCTGCTGGTCCGGCACCGCCGGGGCCGCCGGGTGTACCTCGGGCTGACGCCCCGGGCGGCGGCCGTGCTGCGGGAGGGCGAGGAGCGCATGTGGCGGGCGGGTGCGGTCAACCAGGACACCGACGGGCGGTGGACCCTGCTCGGGTTCTCGCTGCCCGAGACGCGCCGCGACGAGCGTCACCTGCTGCGCTCGCGCCTGCGCTGGGCCGGGTTCGGGCTGCTTCGCAGCGGCATGTGGATCGCGCCCGGCACGGTGGACGTCGATGCGCTCCTGACCGACCTGCGGCTCAGCGACCACCTGGTGGTCTTCCGGGCCGAGCCGGCCGAGCCGGCGGCCATGCGGCAGGTGGTACGCGACGCCTACGACCTGCCCGCCATCGCCGGCCGCTACCACCAGTTCCTGCGCCGGTGGGACACCCCCGCACCGCTGCCGACCGCCCCGGACGACCTCGCCCGGCACCTCTGGCTGCTCAGCGAATGGCTGCTACTGCTCCGGGACGACCCGCGCATCCCGCTGCGGCACCTTCCGCCGGACTGGCCGGCGGTGACGGCCCAGGAGATCTTCCGGCGTACCCACGAGCGGCTCCAGCCGAAGGCGCGGCGCATCGCCGAGGCCGAGATCGACTCCATCCGGATGTCGCCGGCCGACCCAGGAGGCTTCCCGGTGCCGACGGATACGACGGCGAAACTCCACGTACCAGGCAATGGGAACGGCGAGGACATTTTTGGGTGATGATGCTCTCGGGTGACCCGAGGGTGTCGAGTGGCTCCCGATACTTGATTCATTCCAAAAAAAGCGCGAGACTTCACGGCGTGCCAACGACGCCGGAGTTCGAGAGCACGCTGCGGGGAGCGGCGCTGCGGGTGACGCGTCCCCGGGTGGCGGTGCTCACCGCGGTGCACGCCAACCCGCACGCCGACACGGACTCGATCATCGGCCTGGTACGCGCGGACATCGGCGAGGTCTCCCGCCAGGCCGTGTACGACGTGCTGCACGCGCTCACCGCCGCGGGCCTGCTCCGGCGCTTCGAGCCGATGGGCTCGGTGGCGCGCTACGAGACCCGGACCGGGGACAGCCACCACCATCTCGTCTGCCAGTCCTGCGGTGCCATCGTCGACGTCGACGGTGCGGTCGGCGACACCGGCTGCCTGACCCCCACCGGTAACTCGGGCTACCTGGTCGACGAAACCGAGGTCGTCTACCGGGGCAGGTGCCGCGGGTGCGTCGCGGCAACCGCCGGCACGCCGGCCGGATGACACGGAAACGCCCGACGGGGGGATCGCCGGAACGCCCGACGAGTGAGGTCCGACACACCGGCTCGGCAACCGTGCCCGGTCCGAGACCCGTGCCCGGCCCGACAACACAGACCGCAGCATCCTGGACCGACATCCCTCGGTAACCCGACCGCAGCATCCTGGACCGACATCCCTGAGCAACCGACCGCAGGACCCTGGACCCGAAGCAACCGACCGTACGAACCGGTCAGCAGACCGAAACCGGAAAGGACAGACGTGTCTGACAAGAAAGCCATGACCGAGAGCGTCAGCGAAAGCGAAAATCCCGCGATCCCCGCACCCAGCGTCAAGGCGACCCGGCCCAGGACCAACCGGGACTGGTGGCCGAACCAGCTCGACCTCTCGGTGCTGCACCAGCACTCGACCCGGTCGAACCCGATGGGCGAGGACTTCGACTACGCCGAGGAGTTCAAGAAGCTCGACGTCGAGGCGCTCCGCCGGGACATCTTCGAGCTGATGACGACGTCGCAGGAATGGTGGCCGGCCGACTACGGTCACTACGGCCCGCTCTTCATCCGGATGAGCTGGCACGCCGCGGGCACCTACCGGATCACCGACGGCCGGGGCGGCGGCGGCAGCGGTTCGCAGCGGTTCGCGCCGCTCAACAGCTGGCCGGACAACGCCAGCCTGGACAAGGCCCGCCGGCTGCTCTGGCCGATCAAGCAGAAGTACGGCCGCAAGATCTCCTGGGCCGACCTGCTGGTCTTCGCCGGCAACTGCGCGTACGAGTCGATGGGGTTCAAGACCTTCGGCTTCGGGTTCGGCCGCCAGGACATCTGGGAGCCCGAGGAGATCTTCTGGGGCCCGGAGGACGCCTGGCTCGGCGACGAGCGCTACAGCGGCGACCGGGACCTCGCCGAGCCGCTCGGCGCCGTGCAGATGGGCCTGATCTACGTGAATCCGGAGGGACCTGCTGGCCACCCGGACGCACTGGCCTCCGCCCGGGACATCCGGGCCACCTTCGCCCGGATGGCGATGAACGACGAGGAGACCGTCGCGCTGATCGTCGGCGGCCACACCGTCGGCAAGGCGCACGGCGCGGTCGACCCGCAGTACCTCGGCCCGGAGCCGGAGGGTGCTCCCGTCGAGCAGCAGGGCCTCGGCTGGAAGAACTCGTACGGCACCGGCAAGGGCGCCGACACCCTCACCAGTGGGCTGGAGGGTGCCTGGACCAATGCGCCGACCAAGTGGGACAACGGCTACCTGGACAACCTCTTCAAGTACGACTGGGAGCTCACGGCCAGCCCGGCCGGCGCGAAGCAGTGGCGGCCGAAGGACCGCTCGGCCGACGACACCGTGCCGGACGCGCACGAC is from Micromonospora sp. WMMD1102 and encodes:
- a CDS encoding PaaX family transcriptional regulator C-terminal domain-containing protein — protein: MTTVSDRAGTRSETAPEQVSAVRPQTLLLTLLGSAVLGRDVAIFSGSCTEVMDRMGVSEHATRSTLTRMVNRHLLVRHRRGRRVYLGLTPRAAAVLREGEERMWRAGAVNQDTDGRWTLLGFSLPETRRDERHLLRSRLRWAGFGLLRSGMWIAPGTVDVDALLTDLRLSDHLVVFRAEPAEPAAMRQVVRDAYDLPAIAGRYHQFLRRWDTPAPLPTAPDDLARHLWLLSEWLLLLRDDPRIPLRHLPPDWPAVTAQEIFRRTHERLQPKARRIAEAEIDSIRMSPADPGGFPVPTDTTAKLHVPGNGNGEDIFG
- a CDS encoding PHB depolymerase family esterase, with protein sequence MTRTRTVLVGLASALVLATGVVALSPPASAASLVEVTNFGNNPGGMRMHIYVPDNRPANPPIVVAMHGCGGSGPGFYSGSEFASLSNQYGFIVIYPSAMQEAGFGRCFDTWSDASKRRGGGSDPVSIESMVNYARTQHGGDINRVYATGSSSGGMMTQHMLAVYPDLFKAGASFMGVPFGCFANAAAYPPGGPCTNGTMNRTPQEWGNLVRAAHPSFTGTRPPIQLWHGTNDTLVPYSLLQESIEQWTNVHGLSQTPTSTDTPQANWNRRRFGTQVEAYAIQGAGHSLPSSGMARVAIQFFGLDRAAPTTPPGNPTTPPGNPTTPPGNPTTPPGNPTTPPGGAGCSATVSLNQWTGGFVATVRVTAGSAGTNGWSVSMTLPGGASVTGVWNANRSGNSGTVQFSNVSYNGRLGSGQSTEFGFQGSGSGSGMTPSCTAS
- a CDS encoding Fur family transcriptional regulator, producing the protein MPTTPEFESTLRGAALRVTRPRVAVLTAVHANPHADTDSIIGLVRADIGEVSRQAVYDVLHALTAAGLLRRFEPMGSVARYETRTGDSHHHLVCQSCGAIVDVDGAVGDTGCLTPTGNSGYLVDETEVVYRGRCRGCVAATAGTPAG